In Natronococcus occultus SP4, the following proteins share a genomic window:
- a CDS encoding bifunctional 5,10-methylenetetrahydrofolate dehydrogenase/5,10-methenyltetrahydrofolate cyclohydrolase, which yields MSPELLHGEPVATPVLERTRDRVRSLREAGTTPTLGTVLMSDDPADERFVELKHERCADVGIATRDVRVEPDAPAGRLYREIERLCETPTVDAVFVQVPLPDHVPLAATRRRLDPAADVDCLHPTNLGRLVAGEPRFLPATTAAVCRLLSAYEFSVAGADVVVVGRSGVIGRPLANRLLDRSGGNATVTVCHSRTAALEAHTSRADVVVTAAGVPELIDGSMLAPEAVVVDVSANRRPAGGVVGDVDFESASERVCAITPVPGGVGPVTLAMLVKNVARAAERRVNG from the coding sequence ATGTCGCCGGAACTGCTCCACGGGGAGCCGGTCGCGACGCCCGTCCTCGAGCGCACTCGCGACCGGGTGCGATCGCTCCGAGAGGCGGGGACGACGCCGACGCTCGGAACGGTACTGATGAGCGACGATCCGGCCGACGAGCGGTTCGTCGAGCTGAAACACGAGCGCTGTGCCGATGTCGGAATCGCCACCCGCGACGTTCGCGTCGAGCCCGACGCGCCTGCCGGCCGCCTCTACCGGGAGATCGAGCGACTCTGTGAAACGCCGACGGTCGACGCCGTCTTCGTTCAGGTGCCACTTCCCGATCACGTTCCGCTGGCGGCGACGCGACGGCGGCTCGATCCCGCCGCGGATGTCGACTGTCTCCACCCGACGAACCTCGGACGACTCGTCGCCGGCGAGCCGCGATTTCTCCCGGCGACGACGGCCGCGGTGTGTCGGCTGCTGTCGGCCTACGAGTTCTCGGTCGCGGGCGCCGACGTCGTCGTCGTTGGACGCTCGGGTGTGATCGGGCGACCGCTTGCGAACCGACTCCTGGATCGGTCCGGCGGAAACGCCACCGTCACGGTCTGTCACTCACGGACGGCGGCACTCGAAGCCCACACCAGTCGTGCGGACGTCGTCGTCACTGCAGCCGGCGTTCCGGAACTAATCGATGGCTCGATGCTCGCCCCGGAGGCCGTCGTCGTCGACGTCAGCGCGAACCGACGACCGGCGGGCGGCGTCGTCGGCGATGTCGACTTCGAGAGCGCGAGCGAGCGCGTTTGTGCGATCACGCCCGTCCCCGGCGGGGTCGGTCCGGTGACGCTCGCGATGCTCGTCAAGAACGTGGCCCGAGCCGCAGAACGGAGGGTAAACGGCTGA